Part of the Apilactobacillus apisilvae genome is shown below.
ATTCTCGATAATTAGCGGTTGGAATATTAGCTTCTTTCATTATTTCTTTGGCGAATGCTTTGGAGCTTTCTAATTGAGCTGAATATTTATCAGGCCCAAAGATGTTTAAATTAGCATCCTTAAAGGCATCCACAATCCCTTTAGACAAAGGTTGCTCTGGTCCCACTACTGTACATATAACTTGATTATCTTTAGCAAATTTAATTAAATGAATAAAGTCCATTTCATCAATATCAACACAATTAACACGGCTTAATTGATTCATCATGACATTTCCAGGAGCTACATAGATATTATTTTTTTTATTTTTAGCTAAACATTTAGCAATAGCATATTCACGACCACCGGAACCAATAACTAACCAATTTTCCATCATGACACACTCCTAATTAAGTAGTTGAACAAGCATGGGTGGATTTGAACCACCTCACTTACCAAAATCATTTAAGTCATACTTTAATTGTTAATGCTTGAAATGACGCTTTCCACTAAAGACCAGTGCAACTCCTAATTCATTAGCTTTATCAATTGAAGCTTGATCTTTAATACTACCACCAGGCTCAACAATTGCTTTAATCCCATGTTTTCCGGCAAATTCAACACAATCATCCATTGGGAAAAATGCATCAGATGCCATAATAGCATTATCATATCCATCTTTGGATTGTGCCTTATCAATCGCAATTTTGGTCGAATCAATGCGGTTCATTTGCCCAGCACCAACACCTAAAGTTTTAGTGCCAGTAGTTACAACAATGGCATTACTTTTAACATGCTTAACTGCATTTTGTCCAAATGCCAAAGCCTTTAGTTGTTGCTTACTTGGTTGAACTTTTGAGACCACTTTAAAATTATTAGGTGTTTCATGGAGTAAATCACGATTTTGAACTAACATTCCACCTAAAACACTGACTTCATCATGACCATTTTGATCGACAGGTCCAAATGGTAAAGTAATTAATCGGATATTTTTCTTTTTGGCCAAAACATCGTAAGCTTCATCTGTGAATGATGGTGCAATAACAATTTCTAAGAAAATTTCGTGCATTTTTTGGGCAGTTTTTAAATCAACTTCACGATTTAAAACAATAATTCCACCGAAAATAGAAATAGGATCAGCATCAAATGCTTCTTGCCAAGCATCTAATAAGGTTTTAGCTGTACCAATTCCACAAGGATTCATATGTTTTAAAGCAACAACAGCTGGATCATCAGGAAATTCAGCAATTACTCTTAAAGCTGCATCGGCATCCCGAATATTATTGTATGATAATGTTTTCCCATGTAGTTGCTTAGCGTTAGCTAATGAATACTTTTCAGGAATCGCTTGTTTGTAGTATGCAGCTTGTTGATGGCTATTTTCACCATAACGCATTGCTTCAACTTTTTCATAAGTCATCGTTAATTTATCAGGGAATTCTTCTTTAGTTAAGTATTTTGCAATTAATGCATCATAAGCTGCCGTTGATCTAAAAACTTTAGCAGCTAAATGACGATGAAATTGTTGATCCAAGTTGTCGTCATCATAGCGTTTAAGATATTCATCATAATCATGAACATCAGTTAAGACAATCACATCTTGGCTATTTTTAGCAGCAGCTCTTAACATTGATGGACCACCAATATCAATGTTTTCAATGGCTTCATCATCTGTTACATCTGGCTTTTCAATAGTTGCCTTAAATGGATATAAGTTAACGCAAACTAAATCGATTGGCTGAATGTTTTCGTCTGATAGTTGTTGCATATGTATTTTGTTATCGCGTTTAGCCAAAATACCTGCATGAATTCTTGGGTGAAGAGTTTTAACACGTCCGTCAAGCATTTCTTTAAAATTAGTAATATCATCAACTGCAGTAGCCTTAATTCCATTAGCTAGCAATTTCTTTAAAGTCCCACCCGTGGATATGACTTCAAAATCTCTTGCTTCCAATTCCTTAGCAAATTCAACAATTCCGGTTTTATCATAAACACTTAATAATGCTAACTTTTTCAATTTATAGAACCCCTTTATTAATTAATTCATGAATAGTATTTGGATATAATTGGTGCTCAACTTGATGAATTCTAGTTTCTAAATCTTTCAAACTATCATTAGGATATCTTTTGACTTTAACTTGATTAATAATTTGACCAGTATCAATACCAGCATCAATATAATGAATCGTGACGCCAGTAACACTGACTTTTGCATTATAGGCATCTAAAATGCCATTTTTACCGGGGAAATTAGGTAATAGTGCGGGATGAATATTTAAAATGCGTTTGGGAAAAGCATTTAATAATGTGGAACCAATAATTCGCATGTAACCTGCTAAAAAAATTGCCTTAACATTATTAGCTTTCAAACACTGTAAAATATTATTTTCCCGTTCTTCTTTACTGATGCCATTTTTCACCTTTGAAACCATAACTGGAACTTGGGCTTTTTTAGCCCGTTTTAAAACATAAGCATCAGGATGGTCACAAACTAAAACTTTGACTTCGATCGGTAAATTAGCCTCAATAATTGCTTGAAAGTTAGTCCCATTACCAGAAGCAAATATTGCAACATTTAGCTTATTTTCCGATGAATTCAACTGCTTGTTCATTTCTATTCACCACCATACCAATTTGATAATAATTTTCTTGCGATTCTTCTAATCCATTAATCACCTTCTTTAGATTATCTGGCGAAACTACTAAAGCCATCCCAATTCCTTGATTAAAGACTTCATCCATATCAGATTGTTGTAAATGACCTTTTGTTTTTAAAAATTTAAAAATTGTTGGAATTTTCCAACTACCAATTTTAATTTGCGCAGTTAAATTTTTGGGAATACTTCGAGCTAAGTTATCAGCAATCCCACCACCGGTAATATGGGCCATTGAGTTAACTAAACCGGCTTCAACTAATGCATAAACACTTTTGTAATATAATTTAGTGGGTTTCAATAAAACGTTAATTAGTTTGTCATCTAATTCATCATATTTTTTGTTTAAATCCAATTTTGCATCGCTAATTATCTTACGGACTAATGAATAACCATTAGAATGGATTCCTGAAGATTTTAATCCAATGACAATGTCACCTGAATTAACATTATTGGCACCTAATAATTCATCATGGTTAGCGATTCCAACGGCAAAACCACTTAAATCATAATCTTTTGATTTGTAAATACCTGGCATCTCAGCCATTTCGCCACCAATTAATGATAATCCTGCTTGTTTGCAACCATCAGCAACTCCACTTACTATTTGCTTAACTTTATCTGGTTGAAGCTGACCAATTCCCAAATAATCAAGAAAAAATAAAGGTTTTGCTCCTTGTGCCAAAATATCATTTGCACACATTGCAACTAGGTCAATCCCAATTTTTGTATGTTGATTGGCTTGAATCGCTAACAATAATTTAGTGCCCACTCCATCGGTTCCAGAAACTAAAACTGGATTATTTATTTTTTTTATATCATTAACTAAACTATATTCAGCACCAAAGCCCCCAATTCCAGCCATTACATTTTGATCTTGTGTTGATTTAACAATTTCGCTAATACTTTTAACAGCTTTTGTACCATTATCAATGCTAACGCCAGCTTCTTGATATTTATCTGACAAATTGTTCAGCTCCTTTATGTGCTTTGATTTGTTCAGTTTCTTCATCATATTTAGCTTTATAATCATCTAAATCGGTTGGATATTGTCCGTCAAAATAAGCAGTACATAACCCATGATATTTATTATTACAATTCAAATTGATTGATTTAATTAACCCATCAACACTTAGATAGCCTAATGAATCAGCCCCAATCGTATTTTTGATCTCTGCAACTGATTGGTTTGCACCAATTAATTCAGTTTTACTCTCAATATCCACACCATAAAAGCAAGGATACTTAATAACTGGTGAAGCAATGCGAACATGAATTGATTTAGCACCAGCTTCTTTTAATAATTGAACAATGTATTTACTAGTCGTTCCGCGAACAATTGAATCGTCAACTAAAACAATGTCTTTACCACTAACAACAGATTTAACCGCTGCTAATTTCATTGAAACGCCTAATTCGCGTTTGTCCTGAGTGGGTTCAATAAAAGTTCTTGCAACATATTGATTTTTAATCATTCCCATATCAAAGGGAATCCCACTTGCCTCTGCATATCCTAAAGCGGCATCTAATGAAGAATTAGGTACTCCAATCACAACATCAGCTTTTACGGGATGCTCTTTTGCAACCTGAATACCCATTTTTTTACGAGCACTATGAACACTGACACCGTGGATGATTGAGTCAGAACGGGCAAAATAAATATATTCTAGCGAGCAAATACTTAATCCCTGCGAAGGTGTATAATGATCAATTTTATAATCATTATTATCAATGTGAACAAGTTCCCCTGGTTGCACATCGCGTACATATTGGGCATTAACTGCATCCAAAGCACAAGTTTCACTACATAAAATGTAACTGCCAGCTTTAGTTTTACCTAAAACAATTGGTCTTAAGCCGTGAGGATCAGCAACTCCAAGCATCCCTTTAGGAGTCATAATAATAAAAGCAAAACCACCATGTAATTTTTTAAGAGATACCTTTAATCGATCGATAAAACTTTCATGTTGATCTAGCATCATGAGTGATCCTAATAATTCACTGTCTGAATCAGCTTGGAAATGTGCACCATTGTCAGTTAAATCATCTCTTAAAGATTTAGCATTGGTTAAATTGCCATTATGTGAAATCGCAAATGGCATTCTAGGATCATTAAAGAAGAAAGGTTGAATATTTTGCAATCCATGACTACCAGCAGTCGCATAACGAATGTGACCAATTGCCGAACGACCAGTTAATTTATTTAAATTATTTTTATCAGCAAATATTTTTGATAATAGGCCCTCACCTTTATGCATATATATATTCTTATCATCAAAAGAAACAATTCCGGCACCTTCTTGACCACGATGTTGTAAACTGTGCATTCCAAAATAAGCATATTCGGCTGCATTATTAGCGTTCCAAATGCCAAAGATTCCACATTCTTCATTTAAACTTTTTACTTCATGTAGCATGCCAAACCTTCCTTCCAAGCATTCTTTAATGTCTCCATTTCACCATTTAAGTTATTATTATTGAGCTTAAAATTAATAAATGGTCCGTCAGTAGTTTTACCTATAAAAGTAGCGTTGCTTTTCATTAATGCTTCAAATTCATATTGATTATCTTTATCAACAGTAAGAACAAATCTTGATTGCGTTTCAGAGAATAATTGAGCTGATGTAATATTCATTGAACCATCGAAACCTAAATTGTTTTTGAATAATGATTCAACTAAAGAAACCCCCAGACCACCTTCACTAATATCATGAGCACTTTCAACTAAACCTTTTTGAATGGCTGATTGAACTAATTTTTGATTATCATATTCTTTTTGAAGATTAAAGTGCTTAATATCGCCACTGATTTCCTTATTAATCATTTTTTGCAATTCGGAACCATTAAAATCGTCATAAGTTTCACCAATTATGTATACCAATTGATTAGCTTTAGTTGCATGTTGAGTTGTAATATAATTATTATCTTCAATTAATCCGACCATTCCGACCATTGGAGTGGGATAAATGGCTTTACTATCCGTTTCGTTATATAAAGAGACATTTCCACCAACTACAGGAGTATCAAATAATTCACAAGCTTTGGACATCCCCTCAACTGATTTATCCATTGAATAATAACTATCTGCATCATCCGGATTACCAAAATTAAGGCAGTCGGTGATTCCGATTGGTTGACCACCACTGGCAATTATATTTCTAGCAGCTTCAGCAACCGCAATTTGACCACCAACATAAGGATTTAAATAAATGTAACGACTATTACAGTCAGTAGTCATTGCTAATGATTTATTAGTGTGACGAACTCTTACTACGGCAGCATCACTACCTGGTGATAAGACAGTGTTAGTTTGAACTCGACTGTCATATTGACGGTATACATTTTCTTTTGAAGCAATGGTTGGCTGTGATAGTAAATTAGATAAGGTTTTATATGGTTGACTAATTTTAGGGATGAAATTTTCGCGCTTTTTAACTAAACGGTCAGGTCTAATTAATGGGTGTTTATATTCGGGGACATCATCAACTAAACTCTTGGTTGGAATATCACAAACTGATTTTCCTAAGTATGATAAACGATACTGTCCATCATTATTAACATGGCCAATATTTACTGCTTCTAGTCCAAAGTCTTTGAATATATCAATAACTTCTTGTTCATAGCCTTTTTTAATACATAAAAGCATTCTTTCTTGTGATTCTGATAGCATAATTTCATATGGTGTCATACTATTTTCACGTTTTGGCACTAAGTCTAAATCAAGATCGACACCACTGTTAGCTTTAGCTGCCATTTCAGCAGATGAAGAAACAATCCCAGCAGCTCCCATATCCTGAATTCCTACTAAAATATCAGAATGATTTTTAATTATTTCTAGACAGGCATCTACTAATAACTTTTCCATAAATGGATCACCAACTTGAACTGCTGAACGGTCTGATGCTTCTTTTTCGCTAAATTCACTAGATGCAAAAGTTGCCCCATTTATTCCATCACGACCTGTTTTGGCACCAACATAAATAATCGCATTACCAGTTCCCTTAGATCGACCAACTTCGATATCAGATTGGTCCATTAATCCTACACACATAACGTTTACTAATGGATTTCCATTATAAGTATCATCAAAACCAATTTCACCGCCAACTGTAGGGATACCAATACAATTTCCATAGCCAGCAATTCCAGATACAACACGATTAAGTAAAAATTGGTTTTTAGGGTATTTAATTTCTCCAAATCTTAAACTATCAAGCGATGCAACGGGCTTAGCACCCATTGAAAAAATATCTCTAATAATACCGCCGACACCTGTAGAAGCTCCTTCATAAGGTTCCACAAAGCTGGGATGATTATGGCTTTCTGCTTTAAAAACAACCGCTTGTCCATCATTAATATCTAAAACACCGGCACCCTCACCAGGGCCTTGAATAACTCGTGACCCATCTGACCAAAACTTTTTTAAAATTGGTTTAGAATTTTTATATGAGCAATGCTCACTCCACATTGCAGAATATAGACCAATTTCAGTATAATTTGGTAATCGATGAATTAATTTATCAACAATTAATTGATATTCTTGGTCAGTTAATCCCATTTTTAAGTAAACTCTTTGATCACGAATTGCCTCTGCTGATAACTCTGTGCCTTGTTTTAGCATAATTAAACCCTCACCTTATGATTTAGAATTGATTTAAATAACTTTAAGCCATCTTTACTACCTAAAATATCTTCGACTGCTCTCTCTGGATGGGGCATCATCCCTAGAACATTCCCTTTTTTATTGGTAATACCTGCAATATCTTGAACACTTCCATTGGGATTGTCCTGATATGTAAATAAAATTTGGTTGTTTTCCTGTAATTGCTTGAGAGTTGATTGATCACAATAATAATTTCCTTCACCATGAGCAACAGGAATTTTAATGATTTCATCTTTTTTATAGTTATTAGTAAACATAGTTTTGTTATTAACAACTTTGACTTTTTCCCAAGATGAAACAAACTGCATATTAGTGTTTTTAATTAATGATCCAGGCAGTAAGTTAGCTTCAGTTAAAATTTGAAAGCCGTTGCAAATTCCAATAATAAATTTACCGTCATCAGCTGCTTTTTTTATTGCTCTCATAATTGGTGATAATTTTGCTATTGCGCCACTTCTTAAATAATCACCAAATGAGAATCCACCAGGAATTAAAATTCCGTCATAAGCGTCTAGATTATAAGTTTTAGAAGATACAATATCACACTGTTCACCCAACGCATCTTTAATTGCATAATATAGGTCATTATCACAATTAGATCCAGGAAAACTAATAACTGCAAATTTCATCAATTACACTTCCTTTATTTCATAATGGGATGTTTCCATATTTTGGTTTACTAGTAATTCTTCGCATGACTTTTTAACAACTTTTTCAGCATCTTCTTTGCAATTAGCGTCTATTTTTATTTCAAAATATTTATCTTGAGTAATTGAAGTTATGCTATTGTGATTTAAATTGTGCAAGGCCTTTTTGATAGCTTCACCTTGTGGATCCAAAATAGATGGTTTATGAGTTACATATAGTTTCACTAAATACACGATGAATTCCTCCTACCCCAATTCGTTTTCTAATTTATGTAGAATTTTGTAATAACCGTTCATCATATTGCCTTCTTGTTTACGAAAAACATCTTTGTCTAATGAATTTTTGGTTGTTGCATCAATTAAACGACATGAGTCGGGTGAAATTTCATCTGCCAGAATTATTTGACCATTATCATTAATTCCAAACTCCAATTTGAAATCAACTAGAATGATTCCCATGTCCATAAATAATTCACTCATGAATCTGTTTACTTTGAGTGCTAAATGACGCATGGTAATTAATTCATTTTCTTTAGCAATGTTCAAGGCTTGTGCATCTAAATCATTTAACATTGGATCATGCAAATGATCACTTTTCATAAAAAACTCCACGACGGTTTTAGATAATTTTTGTAAATCATCAGTACCAAAGCGTTTTTGAAAATGACCAGATGAAAGGTTTCTAACAACTACTTCCAGTGGAATCATGTTAACTCGTTGGTTTAATTGATCAGTATCAGAAATTTTTTTAATAAAATGATTAGGGATGTCATTTTTAGTTAAAAATTGAAAAATCAAGCTAGATATTTGATTATTAACAGCACCTTTATTATCAATTAATTCATTCCTTAGACCGTCACCAGCGGTAGTGTGATCAGTGTAATGTACTCTTAAAACATTCTTATCTTCAGTTTCAAAAAGTTCTTTAGTTTTACCCGAATCAATTAAATTAGTCATTTTTAAGCTCCTTAATTATTCAAATTGCTTAACTTCTTTTAACAAATCTTCAATGGAATCACCAACAACTGTGATATGTCCCATTTTTCGTTCTGGGCGAATCTCAGCTTTACCATAGTCATGAAGATGCCATGCTGGATTATCTTTTAATTCATTTCTAGCTAATGTTAAATTATCGCCTAATAAATTAACCATTACTGAGTGATGATCCATAGTAATTTTAGGCAATGATAATCCACAAATGCATCTAATGTGCGCTTCAAATTGTGAAATATTACAAGCCTCAATTGTGTAGTGGCCAGAATTATGAGGCCTAGGCGCTAATTCATTGACAATGATTTCATCATTGGGAAGTAAAAAGAATTCAATTCCTAATACTCCAATTAATTCTAGTTTTTCAGCTATTTTTTGGGCAACTTTTTCGGCATTTTTATGAACTTTATCATCAACCCTGGCTGGAACAATACTAGTATGCAAAATATGGTGTTTATGAATGTTTTCGCTTAGTGGGAAAGTTTCAATTTGATTATCCTTATTTCTAGCTACCATAATTGAAATTTCTTTATCAAAATTAACTTTCTGTTCTAAAATCCACTCACGACCATTTATTTTTTCAGCAGCCTTTATGACGTCTTCTTGATCGTTTAAATCAATTTGATCATGACCATCATAACCACCTTCACATGTTTTTAAGATGCTAGGAAAACCAATAATATCTACAGCTAATTTCAAATCATCGACATTATTAACATATTGATAGTTAACCACTGGTAAATTATTATTAAACAAAAAATCTTTTTCACGCTTACGATGACTTGTAATAGATAATTCATTTAATTTTTGTGGAATCAAAACTTTATTCTGAACATCTTTAATTGAATCTTGGTCAACATTTTCAAACTCATAAGTTAAAACATCAGATTTTTCAGCCAATTTTTTTAGAGCATCTTTATCATTGTATTCAGCTACAATTTGAAAATCAGAAACCTGAGCTGCTGGAGACTTGGGTGTTGGATCCAAGATGCCTACTTTATAGCCCATTTCTTTGGCTGACAAGGCCATCATTTGACCTAATTGTCCGCCGCCTAAAATACCAATTGTTGATGGGGATGTTAAAAAATCATTCGAGTTTGTCATTACTATTAATAGCCTCCTGGGTTTGATTATTTCTGAATTTTTCCAAACTTTTTTCTACTTTTGGATTATTCAAGGCAATAACTTGAGCTGCTAATATAGCTGCATTTTTAGCTCCAGCATCTCCAATTGCTACAGTTGCAACTGGAACACCAGATGGCATTTGAACCATTGACAATAATGAATCCATTCCATTTAACGCTTTGGTTTTAACTGGAATTCCAACAACTGGTAAAGTTGTGTTTGCTGCTAGCATTCCAGGTAAGTGAGCTGCTCCACCTGCAGCAGCAATTATCACTTTATATTGTTCGTGTTTTGCTTGTTTTCCAAATTCTTGCAATTGATCAGGCATGCGATGAGCCGAAATTACATGTGTGCTAAAAGACACTTCAAATTTTTCTAGCAATGAGGCTGTTTGCTTGATATTAGGCCAATCAGAGATTGAACCCATAACTATTGCTACATCCATTAGAAAATCTCCCCTTCGCTTTTGATGTCTTAATAATATCAATTAAACTATTAATCGTCAACAAAAAAGACGAACTAATTTAAAATAAATTGTATTTAATGTTCGTTTTTGACGAAATTAAAAAGATCGATTGCTAAAAAGCAGTCGATCTTTTTAATATTTAAAATTAATTACATATAGTATTAAATTGAATACTATTCCTAAAATAGAGAGAAACAAAATAACATTTTCTTTCGTTCCACCCACTTTATATCTAAATAAACCTTTTTTACGAACATTAATAGACTTATCTAAAGGATAAAACCATCTGACTCCACCAAATGAAAACGAATCTTCAAGAATATGTAAAAAACTCCCCGCTAAAATACCATAATAAAAGAACGCTAAATTTAATTGGCTAAATATAAAATTACCATTCGTATAATTATTATTTGATAAATAGTAAGTTAAAAGCAGTAGTATTCCCAAAAACCAAACTGTATGTGACCACGTTCTGTGTCCCCACCATGTCATGGGCTTAGCTACTATTCCAACTTTT
Proteins encoded:
- the purH gene encoding bifunctional phosphoribosylaminoimidazolecarboxamide formyltransferase/IMP cyclohydrolase — encoded protein: MKKLALLSVYDKTGIVEFAKELEARDFEVISTGGTLKKLLANGIKATAVDDITNFKEMLDGRVKTLHPRIHAGILAKRDNKIHMQQLSDENIQPIDLVCVNLYPFKATIEKPDVTDDEAIENIDIGGPSMLRAAAKNSQDVIVLTDVHDYDEYLKRYDDDNLDQQFHRHLAAKVFRSTAAYDALIAKYLTKEEFPDKLTMTYEKVEAMRYGENSHQQAAYYKQAIPEKYSLANAKQLHGKTLSYNNIRDADAALRVIAEFPDDPAVVALKHMNPCGIGTAKTLLDAWQEAFDADPISIFGGIIVLNREVDLKTAQKMHEIFLEIVIAPSFTDEAYDVLAKKKNIRLITLPFGPVDQNGHDEVSVLGGMLVQNRDLLHETPNNFKVVSKVQPSKQQLKALAFGQNAVKHVKSNAIVVTTGTKTLGVGAGQMNRIDSTKIAIDKAQSKDGYDNAIMASDAFFPMDDCVEFAGKHGIKAIVEPGGSIKDQASIDKANELGVALVFSGKRHFKH
- the purN gene encoding phosphoribosylglycinamide formyltransferase; the encoded protein is MNKQLNSSENKLNVAIFASGNGTNFQAIIEANLPIEVKVLVCDHPDAYVLKRAKKAQVPVMVSKVKNGISKEERENNILQCLKANNVKAIFLAGYMRIIGSTLLNAFPKRILNIHPALLPNFPGKNGILDAYNAKVSVTGVTIHYIDAGIDTGQIINQVKVKRYPNDSLKDLETRIHQVEHQLYPNTIHELINKGVL
- the purM gene encoding phosphoribosylformylglycinamidine cyclo-ligase, translating into MSDKYQEAGVSIDNGTKAVKSISEIVKSTQDQNVMAGIGGFGAEYSLVNDIKKINNPVLVSGTDGVGTKLLLAIQANQHTKIGIDLVAMCANDILAQGAKPLFFLDYLGIGQLQPDKVKQIVSGVADGCKQAGLSLIGGEMAEMPGIYKSKDYDLSGFAVGIANHDELLGANNVNSGDIVIGLKSSGIHSNGYSLVRKIISDAKLDLNKKYDELDDKLINVLLKPTKLYYKSVYALVEAGLVNSMAHITGGGIADNLARSIPKNLTAQIKIGSWKIPTIFKFLKTKGHLQQSDMDEVFNQGIGMALVVSPDNLKKVINGLEESQENYYQIGMVVNRNEQAVEFIGK
- the purF gene encoding amidophosphoribosyltransferase, producing MLHEVKSLNEECGIFGIWNANNAAEYAYFGMHSLQHRGQEGAGIVSFDDKNIYMHKGEGLLSKIFADKNNLNKLTGRSAIGHIRYATAGSHGLQNIQPFFFNDPRMPFAISHNGNLTNAKSLRDDLTDNGAHFQADSDSELLGSLMMLDQHESFIDRLKVSLKKLHGGFAFIIMTPKGMLGVADPHGLRPIVLGKTKAGSYILCSETCALDAVNAQYVRDVQPGELVHIDNNDYKIDHYTPSQGLSICSLEYIYFARSDSIIHGVSVHSARKKMGIQVAKEHPVKADVVIGVPNSSLDAALGYAEASGIPFDMGMIKNQYVARTFIEPTQDKRELGVSMKLAAVKSVVSGKDIVLVDDSIVRGTTSKYIVQLLKEAGAKSIHVRIASPVIKYPCFYGVDIESKTELIGANQSVAEIKNTIGADSLGYLSVDGLIKSINLNCNNKYHGLCTAYFDGQYPTDLDDYKAKYDEETEQIKAHKGAEQFVR
- the purL gene encoding phosphoribosylformylglycinamidine synthase subunit PurL: MLKQGTELSAEAIRDQRVYLKMGLTDQEYQLIVDKLIHRLPNYTEIGLYSAMWSEHCSYKNSKPILKKFWSDGSRVIQGPGEGAGVLDINDGQAVVFKAESHNHPSFVEPYEGASTGVGGIIRDIFSMGAKPVASLDSLRFGEIKYPKNQFLLNRVVSGIAGYGNCIGIPTVGGEIGFDDTYNGNPLVNVMCVGLMDQSDIEVGRSKGTGNAIIYVGAKTGRDGINGATFASSEFSEKEASDRSAVQVGDPFMEKLLVDACLEIIKNHSDILVGIQDMGAAGIVSSSAEMAAKANSGVDLDLDLVPKRENSMTPYEIMLSESQERMLLCIKKGYEQEVIDIFKDFGLEAVNIGHVNNDGQYRLSYLGKSVCDIPTKSLVDDVPEYKHPLIRPDRLVKKRENFIPKISQPYKTLSNLLSQPTIASKENVYRQYDSRVQTNTVLSPGSDAAVVRVRHTNKSLAMTTDCNSRYIYLNPYVGGQIAVAEAARNIIASGGQPIGITDCLNFGNPDDADSYYSMDKSVEGMSKACELFDTPVVGGNVSLYNETDSKAIYPTPMVGMVGLIEDNNYITTQHATKANQLVYIIGETYDDFNGSELQKMINKEISGDIKHFNLQKEYDNQKLVQSAIQKGLVESAHDISEGGLGVSLVESLFKNNLGFDGSMNITSAQLFSETQSRFVLTVDKDNQYEFEALMKSNATFIGKTTDGPFINFKLNNNNLNGEMETLKNAWKEGLACYMK
- the purQ gene encoding phosphoribosylformylglycinamidine synthase subunit PurQ; amino-acid sequence: MKFAVISFPGSNCDNDLYYAIKDALGEQCDIVSSKTYNLDAYDGILIPGGFSFGDYLRSGAIAKLSPIMRAIKKAADDGKFIIGICNGFQILTEANLLPGSLIKNTNMQFVSSWEKVKVVNNKTMFTNNYKKDEIIKIPVAHGEGNYYCDQSTLKQLQENNQILFTYQDNPNGSVQDIAGITNKKGNVLGMMPHPERAVEDILGSKDGLKLFKSILNHKVRV
- the purS gene encoding phosphoribosylformylglycinamidine synthase subunit PurS; this encodes MYLVKLYVTHKPSILDPQGEAIKKALHNLNHNSITSITQDKYFEIKIDANCKEDAEKVVKKSCEELLVNQNMETSHYEIKEV
- the purC gene encoding phosphoribosylaminoimidazolesuccinocarboxamide synthase, which codes for MTNLIDSGKTKELFETEDKNVLRVHYTDHTTAGDGLRNELIDNKGAVNNQISSLIFQFLTKNDIPNHFIKKISDTDQLNQRVNMIPLEVVVRNLSSGHFQKRFGTDDLQKLSKTVVEFFMKSDHLHDPMLNDLDAQALNIAKENELITMRHLALKVNRFMSELFMDMGIILVDFKLEFGINDNGQIILADEISPDSCRLIDATTKNSLDKDVFRKQEGNMMNGYYKILHKLENELG
- the purK gene encoding 5-(carboxyamino)imidazole ribonucleotide synthase, with protein sequence MTNSNDFLTSPSTIGILGGGQLGQMMALSAKEMGYKVGILDPTPKSPAAQVSDFQIVAEYNDKDALKKLAEKSDVLTYEFENVDQDSIKDVQNKVLIPQKLNELSITSHRKREKDFLFNNNLPVVNYQYVNNVDDLKLAVDIIGFPSILKTCEGGYDGHDQIDLNDQEDVIKAAEKINGREWILEQKVNFDKEISIMVARNKDNQIETFPLSENIHKHHILHTSIVPARVDDKVHKNAEKVAQKIAEKLELIGVLGIEFFLLPNDEIIVNELAPRPHNSGHYTIEACNISQFEAHIRCICGLSLPKITMDHHSVMVNLLGDNLTLARNELKDNPAWHLHDYGKAEIRPERKMGHITVVGDSIEDLLKEVKQFE
- the purE gene encoding 5-(carboxyamino)imidazole ribonucleotide mutase; translation: MDVAIVMGSISDWPNIKQTASLLEKFEVSFSTHVISAHRMPDQLQEFGKQAKHEQYKVIIAAAGGAAHLPGMLAANTTLPVVGIPVKTKALNGMDSLLSMVQMPSGVPVATVAIGDAGAKNAAILAAQVIALNNPKVEKSLEKFRNNQTQEAINSNDKLE
- a CDS encoding metal-dependent hydrolase, which translates into the protein MALRRTHVALSEAIALGYINIEHQSLLVSSLEIIGVWIGSQLPDIDQKQTRINKKVGIVAKPMTWWGHRTWSHTVWFLGILLLLTYYLSNNNYTNGNFIFSQLNLAFFYYGILAGSFLHILEDSFSFGGVRWFYPLDKSINVRKKGLFRYKVGGTKENVILFLSILGIVFNLILYVINFKY